In one Umezawaea sp. Da 62-37 genomic region, the following are encoded:
- a CDS encoding plasmid replication, integration and excision activator: MFPRGALVMGVEPVLKFQSADERAKGLPVEQEADKGNGLPVWSVLVIDQAAERKTDAVVTVKIAAAHQPVPPEAIPGTDVRPVLFEGLTVTPWIDDKGCRSGAAGERHRCRAKLGYSLRATGMKPAVAKSVPKAA, from the coding sequence GTGTTCCCGCGCGGTGCGCTGGTGATGGGTGTGGAGCCGGTGCTCAAGTTCCAGTCCGCTGACGAGCGGGCCAAGGGGCTCCCGGTGGAGCAGGAGGCGGACAAGGGGAATGGGCTGCCGGTGTGGTCGGTGCTGGTCATCGATCAGGCGGCGGAGCGCAAGACGGACGCGGTGGTGACGGTGAAGATCGCGGCGGCTCACCAGCCGGTGCCGCCGGAGGCGATTCCCGGTACGGATGTGCGGCCGGTGCTGTTCGAGGGGCTAACGGTCACGCCGTGGATCGATGACAAGGGGTGCCGGTCGGGTGCGGCGGGCGAGCGTCACCGGTGCCGGGCGAAGCTCGGGTACAGCCTGCGGGCTACCGGGATGAAGCCCGCCGTTGCCAAGAGCGTCCCAAAGGCCGCGTGA
- a CDS encoding helix-turn-helix transcriptional regulator: protein MGARLRDLRQDAGIKPAPMARAFGMSEAAISKVECGHRGLSPHVLGVYCDLFDVSPLDLFRDVAEQYREQCDPFRPGVYRAVRGEVRALDGLALYADLPERYLPAGALHVGVEALNEA from the coding sequence ATGGGTGCACGTCTGCGGGATCTGCGGCAGGACGCGGGGATCAAGCCTGCCCCGATGGCTCGGGCGTTCGGGATGTCGGAGGCGGCGATTTCCAAGGTCGAGTGTGGTCATCGTGGGCTGTCGCCGCATGTCCTCGGCGTGTACTGCGACCTGTTCGACGTGAGTCCGTTGGACCTGTTCCGGGATGTGGCGGAGCAGTACCGCGAGCAGTGCGACCCGTTCCGGCCCGGCGTCTACCGGGCAGTCCGCGGTGAGGTTCGGGCGCTCGACGGCCTGGCGCTCTACGCCGATCTGCCGGAGCGGTACTTGCCTGCGGGTGCCTTGCACGTCGGTGTGGAGGCGTTGAACGAGGCCTGA